The Pseudomonas sp. R4-35-07 nucleotide sequence CGCCTTGACCACCACGCAACAACGCCGCCAGGTACTCAAGTGGATGCTGGTACTCGGCGGTACCGGGTATCTGGGCTGGAATGTTCAACGCCATACATCCCTGGGTAACGTATGGGCCGACTACCGAACGCCTGTGGGTAAACATCGGCGAATCGAACTGGCCGATGGCACTCAAGTTGATCTCAACACCAACACGGCCATCGATGTGATGTTCGACACGCGCCAGCGCTTGATCCGGCTGCGCGAGGGTGAGGTACTTATCCACAGCGGGAAGCGGGCCGGGTACCCGCCGTTATACGTGGAGACGCATCACGGCCGCGTGCAGGCGTTGGGCACTCGATTTACCGTGCGTCAGTTCCCAGATTCCACACGGGTAGGCGTTCTGGAAGATCGGGTCAACCTGTCCCCCGGCGACCAGCCCGACCGCAGCCGAACGCTGGGTGCGGGTGAATGCGCGGAATTTGACCGACACGCCATAAGGCCCACCCAGCACTATGGCCGCACACAAGCAGCTTGGACCGACGGTCAATTGATCGTGCTCGACGCCAGACTTGGCGATGTTATTGCTGAACTGGCGCGCTATCGGCCGGGCCTGATGCAGTGTGACCAGGCCTGCGCTGGCCTGCGTGTTTCCGGAGCGTTCCGCCTGGACTCGACAGACGCGGTACTGGCCAACCTACAGGCTACCCTGCCGATTCAGGTGAAGTACTTCACGCGCTATTGGGTGTCAGTCAACCGAATCGTTTGATAAAAAAAATAATCCACAGGGGGTTATCTTTTTTTTATCTGGCGCGGCCCTTCAGGTAATCACGACGCTACCTTCAGGGCTTACCCATTTATGTACCTTCCTACCCCGCTACGCCAGCGACTTTCCTGCCGCGCCCTTACCTACGGCCTGCTGCTCGCCACCTCCTGCGGTACGTTGTTATCCACAGGGGTCATGGCCGCCAGTACGACGCAACATTACGTCATCGCTGCCGGCCCACTGGACAGTGCACTGAGCCAGTTTGCCGCCAGGGCCAATGTGATTCTGTCGTTCTCGCCCCAACAGACTTCGCGTCTGACCACTTCCGGTCTGGATGGCGATTATTCGGTAGATCAAGGTTTCGCGCTGCTGCTGCAAAACTCGGGGTTGCAGGCCGTCGCCCAGGCGCCCGGCAGCTATGGCTTGCAAGCAATACCTATCGGCCAGCTCACTCTCGCACCGACGACCGTAAGCGCGTATCAATCGGATGGATTCGGTCAGGAACTGGCGCCGGATGTTGGCTACAAGGCGCAAAACAGCCGTATCGGCACCAAGACTAGTACGCCTCTGTCACAGACGCCTCGTTCGGTATCGGTGGTGACCGGGCAACGTATCAAGGATCAAAAATCGCAAACACTGACCGAAGTGCTCGGTTACGTACCCGGTATTTTCGCGCCGCCTTTTGCCGCAGGCGACGGGCTGGCGGGCGATCTGTTTTTCATTCGAGGCTTCAACGCTACGGACTATGGCTACGGCCTGCTCAGGGATGGACTACGCGTGCAAGGCAATCGGTACGACACCACCAGTGAGCCTTATGGCCTGGAGCGGGTCGAGGTTTTCCGCGGCCCTTCTTCGCTGCTCTACGGTGAAAACGCGCCGGGCGGCTTGGTCAACCTGGTCAGCAAACATCCGACCGCCAACCCCCAGGGCGAAGTGCAATTGGGGTACGGCTCGAACAACCGGCGCCAGGTGGGTGTGGATATCTCCGGGCCGCTCAATGACAGTGACAATGTCCTCGGTCGCCTGGTGATGCTTGGCCGAAAATCCGATACCCAGACCGACCACGTACCGGACGATCGTATCTACATCGCCCCGTCCCTGACCCTGAATTTTGACGACTACAACACCCTGACCCTGTTGGCCAACTACCAGAAAGACCACACCAATCTGGAACTTGGCCTACCCGCTGCGGGCACCTTACTCACTAATCCCAACGGTAAGCTGTCCAAGCACACCATGCTCGGCGACCCGGATTGGAACACCTTTGAGCGTGAAGCCTGGAGCACTGGCTACGAGTTCAGCCATAGCTTCAACGACGATTGGCAGTTCCGCCAGAACTCGCGGTACATGCAGTCACGTATCGACCGCCATGAAACCTGGCCGAGCGCGCTGAATAACCGGGGCTTCGGCACCCAACTGAACATGACCGCCTACGACCGCTACAACAAATCCATGGTCTATTCCCTGGATAACCAGCTCGAAGGCAAATTCCAGGTCGGCGGGCTGGAAAACACTGTGTTGTTCGGTGCCAGCTACGACCGCACCTCGTTCAACCAGGATTGGGATGCCGGTTTCGCCGGTACCATCAATGTGTATAACCCCGTGTACCTGAGGGACCCGCTCACGCCGATCGCTGTGCAGAACACCTTGCTCGAGCAGCAAATGAAAGGCGTGTACGCCCAGATCCAAAGCAAGTACGACCACTGGCTGTTCCTGCTCGGTGGGCGGCAGGACTGGGTCGACAGCGATTTCCGCGACAAAGTGAACAAGGCCAGCAACATCAGCACCCAAGACCGCAAGTTCACC carries:
- a CDS encoding FecR domain-containing protein encodes the protein MPAPDRKTFEAAAGWYVQFQAQSPTPAERQAWQQWLNGDPSHQAAWSQLEQLQRSLGALPQDFTRRALTTTQQRRQVLKWMLVLGGTGYLGWNVQRHTSLGNVWADYRTPVGKHRRIELADGTQVDLNTNTAIDVMFDTRQRLIRLREGEVLIHSGKRAGYPPLYVETHHGRVQALGTRFTVRQFPDSTRVGVLEDRVNLSPGDQPDRSRTLGAGECAEFDRHAIRPTQHYGRTQAAWTDGQLIVLDARLGDVIAELARYRPGLMQCDQACAGLRVSGAFRLDSTDAVLANLQATLPIQVKYFTRYWVSVNRIV
- a CDS encoding TonB-dependent siderophore receptor, which gives rise to MAASTTQHYVIAAGPLDSALSQFAARANVILSFSPQQTSRLTTSGLDGDYSVDQGFALLLQNSGLQAVAQAPGSYGLQAIPIGQLTLAPTTVSAYQSDGFGQELAPDVGYKAQNSRIGTKTSTPLSQTPRSVSVVTGQRIKDQKSQTLTEVLGYVPGIFAPPFAAGDGLAGDLFFIRGFNATDYGYGLLRDGLRVQGNRYDTTSEPYGLERVEVFRGPSSLLYGENAPGGLVNLVSKHPTANPQGEVQLGYGSNNRRQVGVDISGPLNDSDNVLGRLVMLGRKSDTQTDHVPDDRIYIAPSLTLNFDDYNTLTLLANYQKDHTNLELGLPAAGTLLTNPNGKLSKHTMLGDPDWNTFEREAWSTGYEFSHSFNDDWQFRQNSRYMQSRIDRHETWPSALNNRGFGTQLNMTAYDRYNKSMVYSLDNQLEGKFQVGGLENTVLFGASYDRTSFNQDWDAGFAGTINVYNPVYLRDPLTPIAVQNTLLEQQMKGVYAQIQSKYDHWLFLLGGRQDWVDSDFRDKVNKASNISTQDRKFTYQGGVMYQFDNGLTPYVSYSTAFVPVQQISNAGAPLKPITSSQYEVGVKYEPIGWDTAMTLSVYDLRKQDDTYLDATTNSYRQVGESRAKGVEVEINSDLTPNLNVTAAYTYTDARITKDSATSLVEGHQMTGVPRNQASVWSKYRFLDGHLKGLSVGGGVRYFDSTFSYTAPTLYGKLDAGSVTLVDAAVGYQIDSHWSVDVNAKNLFDKEYVAGCNDAGRCYWGDSRTLLGTVSYNW